The following are from one region of the Halogeometricum sp. S3BR5-2 genome:
- a CDS encoding creatininase family protein encodes MYVADQTWPELGDYVAEESVALIPLGSTEQHGPHLPLATDHLIAESLARAAADRAEVLCAPTVNVGVSPHHRQFHGTMWVDPPQFRDYVESMTRNLAYHGIDRVVYVNAHGGNVQHLREVGRRLRDDGTMYAVEWMWDESIPDLVDEVFERNGPHAGPKETAMIMHVAGELVREDRLEDARDGGLVDLDDSPNYMTHGARTFFDAVENSGNGAFGDQTDATPESGERLFEAATEQLVKLVEWLDDSDIEDLMAPAHVDPQPGSRR; translated from the coding sequence ATGTACGTCGCAGACCAGACGTGGCCCGAACTCGGGGACTACGTCGCCGAGGAGTCCGTCGCGCTGATTCCGCTCGGTTCGACCGAACAGCACGGTCCGCACCTCCCGCTCGCGACCGACCACCTCATCGCCGAGTCGCTCGCGCGGGCGGCGGCCGACCGGGCCGAGGTGCTCTGCGCGCCGACGGTGAACGTCGGCGTCAGCCCCCACCACCGGCAGTTCCACGGGACGATGTGGGTGGACCCGCCGCAGTTCCGCGACTACGTGGAGTCGATGACGCGCAACCTCGCGTACCACGGAATCGACCGCGTGGTGTACGTGAACGCCCACGGCGGCAACGTCCAGCACCTGCGCGAGGTGGGCCGCCGCCTCCGCGACGACGGGACGATGTACGCCGTCGAGTGGATGTGGGACGAGTCCATCCCGGACCTCGTCGACGAGGTGTTCGAGCGCAACGGTCCCCACGCCGGCCCGAAGGAGACGGCGATGATCATGCACGTCGCGGGCGAACTCGTTCGCGAGGACCGCCTCGAAGACGCCCGCGACGGCGGCCTCGTCGACCTCGACGACTCGCCGAACTACATGACGCACGGCGCGCGCACCTTCTTCGACGCCGTCGAGAACTCGGGGAACGGCGCGTTCGGCGACCAGACGGACGCGACGCCCGAGAGCGGCGAACGGTTGTTCGAGGCGGCGACAGAGCAGTTGGTGAAACTGGTCGAGTGGCTGGACGACAGCGACATCGAGGACCTGATGGCGCCCGCGCACGTCGACCCGCAACCCGGCAGTCGGCGGTAG
- a CDS encoding CopG family ribbon-helix-helix protein, producing the protein MRTSLNVPDDVLAEFDAVWEAEGLDSRSRAIREAMLEYVESHTRLEEAEGDIAAVVAFDYEHEAVIRELHTVQHDFEDVIEATSHTHHGHWCFEVAFCDGPAERVRRLVYRLRDFDAVRRVSVLSLTMSGA; encoded by the coding sequence ATGCGAACGAGTCTGAACGTCCCCGACGACGTCCTCGCGGAGTTCGACGCGGTGTGGGAAGCCGAGGGCCTCGACTCCCGTTCGCGGGCGATACGCGAGGCGATGCTGGAGTACGTCGAATCGCACACGCGACTGGAGGAGGCCGAGGGGGACATCGCGGCCGTCGTCGCGTTCGACTACGAACACGAGGCCGTCATCCGCGAGTTACACACCGTTCAACACGACTTCGAGGACGTCATCGAAGCGACGAGCCACACCCATCACGGTCACTGGTGCTTCGAGGTTGCGTTCTGCGACGGGCCGGCCGAACGCGTGCGCCGACTCGTCTACCGTCTGCGCGACTTCGACGCCGTCCGCCGCGTGTCCGTTCTCTCGCTGACTATGTCCGGCGCGTGA
- a CDS encoding cold-shock protein, whose translation MAKGTVAFFNDTGGYGFIESEDSDEDVFFHMEDVGGPDLEEGQEVEFDIEQADKGPRATNLQRL comes from the coding sequence ATGGCGAAAGGTACGGTTGCGTTCTTTAACGACACCGGCGGCTACGGATTTATCGAAAGCGAAGACTCGGACGAAGACGTCTTCTTCCACATGGAAGACGTCGGCGGCCCGGACCTCGAAGAGGGCCAGGAAGTCGAGTTCGACATCGAACAGGCGGACAAGGGTCCCCGCGCGACGAATCTTCAACGCCTGTAA
- a CDS encoding peroxidase-related enzyme (This protein belongs to a clade of uncharacterized proteins related to peroxidases such as the alkylhydroperoxidase AhpD.): MADDAMTRFPVPDYEDLPEDLQERIDEETERAGFTPNVFSAFAYKPSHFRAFFAYHDALVEDSALDREEIEMIIVAVSGVNHCYYCNVAHGALVRIYAKDPTLADQLVANYRQADISEKRMAMLDVAVKLTESPREVTESDVERLAEAGYSEEAIWDIASVTAMFNLSNRMAMFADMRPNEEFHALGREKRE; encoded by the coding sequence CTGGCCGACGACGCGATGACCCGATTCCCGGTGCCCGACTACGAGGACCTGCCCGAGGACCTGCAGGAGCGAATCGACGAGGAGACCGAACGCGCGGGGTTCACGCCGAACGTCTTCTCGGCGTTCGCGTACAAGCCGAGCCACTTCCGCGCGTTCTTCGCCTACCACGACGCCCTCGTGGAGGACTCCGCGCTCGACCGAGAGGAGATAGAGATGATAATCGTCGCCGTCTCGGGCGTCAACCACTGCTACTACTGCAACGTCGCCCACGGCGCCCTCGTCCGCATCTACGCGAAGGACCCGACGCTCGCGGACCAACTCGTCGCCAACTACCGGCAGGCCGACATCTCGGAGAAACGCATGGCGATGCTCGACGTCGCCGTGAAACTCACCGAGTCGCCGCGCGAGGTGACCGAGTCGGATGTGGAGCGACTGGCCGAGGCGGGGTACTCCGAGGAGGCCATCTGGGATATCGCCTCCGTGACGGCGATGTTCAACCTCTCGAACCGGATGGCGATGTTCGCGGACATGCGACCGAACGAGGAGTTTCACGCGTTGGGGCGCGAAAAGCGGGAGTGA